A single genomic interval of Dehalococcoidales bacterium harbors:
- a CDS encoding type IV pilin N-terminal domain-containing protein yields MENEKAVTPIVGTIMLVALTVVLAAIVAAFLFGFAGQSLQTTHIVSATMQRVDTSHVSMTYYVGQDAAALLGMTFTVNDKTNITVTTGSTLVTISGNQVMANSGGTIPIGLGVTIPATNPKKDHIVITGLFSDGSSAIIAESTL; encoded by the coding sequence AGTAACCCCTATTGTGGGAACAATCATGCTGGTTGCGCTGACCGTAGTCCTTGCCGCTATTGTCGCAGCATTCCTGTTCGGGTTTGCCGGGCAGAGTTTGCAGACAACGCATATCGTATCGGCAACGATGCAGCGTGTTGATACCTCGCACGTATCAATGACATATTATGTCGGGCAGGATGCAGCCGCATTGCTCGGAATGACATTCACCGTTAACGACAAAACAAATATTACCGTAACGACAGGTTCAACATTGGTAACGATATCCGGGAATCAGGTAATGGCAAATTCTGGCGGTACAATACCAATTGGTCTCGGAGTAACAATTCCGGCAACCAATCCGAAAAAGGACCATATTGTTATTACCGGGCTGTTCTCCGATGGCAGCTCCGCGATCATCGCAGAATCAACCCTCTAA